In Oryzias melastigma strain HK-1 linkage group LG10, ASM292280v2, whole genome shotgun sequence, a single window of DNA contains:
- the znf185 gene encoding zinc finger protein 185 isoform X1: MSKEGTRDTVLDNIKVRTKLKPDAFWLQQRDTTQPTTSQEEKPWVAEVRARRLNGAPTSPISSPVSSTPPPVTTNAENRPPTQGYLIRGVFTKVEKPASPPPPNGISTTRHFSKKPSETYKLIAPHTVRSTSQPQESLLSPEEQEKRREAASSVLKTSSVRQRSYVLSAAKKYEAKEASPDPAPVENSPSFVAKMVDVTEDESAPAPAPASSVSPSPAAAETSAAATPVPTPRRTSSTLVKTTVPEPVAPKVEEVKEVTPKTDLLENGKPDYKNLVTAERVDVASSDPQSDDSDSSDSPQIDALPAASPPLALSSSISVAPTVRATPTPVQNLSPSESTAHVNASVTPAGSESAVKELTVETKSAPESKSELKPEPEPETKPKPEPEVEPEPEPEEEPEPELEPEPEEEPESEEEPESEPEPELEPEPEPEPELKAESKPEVKKEPTPESASKTSSSSDVLTALSDTLISFNSDSSRVEKEPAPLSNTEPLTDDLLGFNDSSPEESEEPVPPSPGRWSQDLLSELHSESKPTENGGSVDLQPKTNIAVNSEPSSIREAEEEQTDETGEETHSSTDPFDPYPIGTTSHSSPSDLLQPVSGVSISSNAPESLADDILPISADTSSSQQSGNTGPPQQTNTEEESSQEAEDEEQSVDDQTLIMFERKSKENDSPWDKWTSPTVYTISGLDDDEEEEEEQEEEREMLSEAEPVLDRSVTSSEAVVEEEKRVVTPEPKKGLVLVKEYVNVSELSLQNPRDQINGDSDYLTSSSTTYSYSSPSNYSRLPLTSTCTYCGEQVGNDAKISIDHLNIHCHPACFKCGVCSKPMGDLLLNMFIHAGKVHCDTCYSNVI; the protein is encoded by the exons ATGTCAAAAG AGGGAACTCGGGACACCGTGCTCGACAACATCAAAGTACGGACCAAGCTGAAGCCAGACGCCTTTTGGCTTCAGCAACGAGACACAACTCAACCCACAACTTCTCAGGAGGAGAAACCAtg GGTGGCAGAGGTCAGAGCTCGCCGTTTGAACGGAGCCCCCACCAGTCCGATTTCTTCCCCCGTAAGCTCCACCCCACCTCCCGTGACGACCAACGCTGAAAA CAGACCGCCCACACAAGGATACCTGATCAG agGTGTTTTTACTAAAGTGGAAAAGCCTGCTTCACCTCCACCCCCTAATGGCATCAG CACAACAAGACATTTCTCCAAAAAGCCTTCAGAGACCTACAAGTTAAT AGCCCCCCACACGGTGAGGTCCACCTCACAACCCCAGGAGAGCCTGCTCAGCccggaggagcaggagaaacG GAGGGAGGCAGCCAGCAGTGTTTTGAAGACCTCGTCGGTCAGGCAGCGATCCTACGTGCTCTCTGCCGCTAAGAAATATGA AGCTAAAGAGGCTTCACCAGATCCTGCACCGGTTGAGAACAGTCCATCATTTGTggctaaaat gGTGGATGTCACCGAGGATGAGAGCGCTCCTGCTCCTGCTCCTGCCAGTTCTGTGTCACCATcccctgctgctgcagaaacatCTGCCGCCGCTACACCTGTGCCCACACCGCGGAGAAC AAGCAGCACTTTGGTGAAGACAACCGTTCCAGAACCAGTGGCTCCAAaggtggaggaggtgaaggaggtgaCGCCAAAGACAGACCTGCTCGAAAACGGGAAACCAGATTACAAGAATCTAGTCACTGCTGAACGTGTGGACGTGGCCTCCAGTGACCCACAGTCAGATGATTCTGACAGTTCTGACTCCCCACAAATTGATGCTTTGCCCGCAGCATCTCCTCCCCTGGCTTTAAGTTCCTCTATATCAGTTGCCCCAACGGTCAGAGCAACACCAACGCCCGTCCAGAATCTGTCCCCATCAGAATCCACAGCGCATGTGAATGCATCTGTGACTCCAGCTGGGTCAGAGTCAGCTGTCAAAGAACTCACGGTGGAGACAAAATCAGCACCAGAATCTAAATCTGAACTAAAACCAGAGCCAGAGCCTGAGACTAAACCAAAGCCTGAACCAGAAGTGGAACCAGAACCTGAACCTGAAGAGGAACCAGAGCCTGAACTTGAACCAGAACCTGAAGAGGAGCCAGAATCTGAAGAGGAGCCAGAGTCCGAGCCTGAGCCTGAATTGGAACCAGAGCCTGAACCTGAACCCGAGCTTAAAGCTGAATCCAAACCAGAAGTGAAAAAGGAGCCAACACCTGAATCAGCATCAAAAACCAG CTCTTCCTCTGACGTGCTCACTGCTCTGTCCGACACTCTGATTTCTTTCAACTCGGACTCGTCAAG GGTTGAAAAAGAACCAGCTCCTCTCAGCAACACTGAACCACTAACAGATGATCTCCTGGGCTTCAATGATAG TAGTCCAGAGGAATCAGAAGAGCCTGTTCCTCCCAGCCCAGGACGCTGGAGTCAGGATCTGCTCAGCGAGCTCCACAG TGAAtcaaaaccaacagaaaatggCGGCTCTGTGGATCTCCAACCCAAAACTAACATTGCTGTCAATTCTGAACCAAGCAG CATCCGAGaggcggaggaggagcagaCAGATGAGACAGGCGAGGAAACGCATAG CTCGACTGATCCATTTGATCCATATCCGATAGGGACCACATCCCATAGCAG CCCGTCTGACCTGCTCCAGCCTGTCTCCGGTGTTTCCATCAGCAG TAACGCACCGGAATCCCTCGCAGACGACATCCTCCCCATCAGCGCCGACACCTCCAG CTCTCAGCAGTCAGGAAACACCGGCCCACCCCAGCAGACTAACACGGAGGAGGAAAG CAGTCAAGAAGCAGAAGACGAAGAACAATCTGTGGATGACCAGACACTGATCATGTTTGAGAGAAA GTCCAAAGAGAACGACTCACCGTGGGACAAATGGACTTCACCCACTGTCTATACAATCTCTGGTTTAGacgatgatgaagaggaggaggaggagcaggaagagGAAAG GGAGATGCTAAGCGAGGCGGAGCCCGTTCTGGATCG ATCTGTGACCTCCTCCGAGGCTGTGGTGGAAGAGGAGAAGCGAGTCGTAACGCCTGAACCCAAAAA GGGGCTTGTTTTGGTGAAGGAGTATGTGAATGTATCGGAGCTGTCCCTGCAGAATCCCAGAGATCAAATCAACGG AGATTCTGACTATTTGACTTCAAGCTCTACCACTTACTCGTACAGCAGCCCGTCCAATTACAGCAG actTCCTCTGACATCTACCTGCACGTACTGCGGCGAGCAGGTGGGCAACGATGCAAAGATCAGCATCGATCACCTCAACATCCACTGCCATCCAGCCTGCTTTAAG TGTGGTGTGTGTAGTAAACCCATGGGAGACCTTCTTCTTAACATGTTCATTCACGCCGGGAAGGTCCACTGTGACACCTGCTACTCCAACGTCATCTAA
- the znf185 gene encoding zinc finger protein 185 isoform X2 produces MSKEGTRDTVLDNIKVRTKLKPDAFWLQQRDTTQPTTSQEEKPWVAEVRARRLNGAPTSPISSPVSSTPPPVTTNAENRPPTQGYLIRGVFTKVEKPASPPPPNGISTTRHFSKKPSETYKLIAPHTVRSTSQPQESLLSPEEQEKRREAASSVLKTSSVRQRSYVLSAAKKYEAKEASPDPAPVENSPSFVAKMVDVTEDESAPAPAPASSVSPSPAAAETSAAATPVPTPRRTSSTLVKTTVPEPVAPKVEEVKEVTPKTDLLENGKPDYKNLVTAERVDVASSDPQSDDSDSSDSPQIDALPAASPPLALSSSISVAPTVRATPTPVQNLSPSESTAHVNASVTPAGSESAVKELTVETKSAPESKSELKPEPEPETKPKPEPEVEPEPEPEEEPEPELEPEPEEEPESEEEPESEPEPELEPEPEPEPELKAESKPEVKKEPTPESASKTSSSSDVLTALSDTLISFNSDSSRVEKEPAPLSNTEPLTDDLLGFNDSSPEESEEPVPPSPGRWSQDLLSELHSESKPTENGGSVDLQPKTNIAVNSEPSSIREAEEEQTDETGEETHSSTDPFDPYPIGTTSHSSPSDLLQPVSGVSISSNAPESLADDILPISADTSSSQQSGNTGPPQQTNTEEESQEAEDEEQSVDDQTLIMFERKSKENDSPWDKWTSPTVYTISGLDDDEEEEEEQEEEREMLSEAEPVLDRSVTSSEAVVEEEKRVVTPEPKKGLVLVKEYVNVSELSLQNPRDQINGDSDYLTSSSTTYSYSSPSNYSRLPLTSTCTYCGEQVGNDAKISIDHLNIHCHPACFKCGVCSKPMGDLLLNMFIHAGKVHCDTCYSNVI; encoded by the exons ATGTCAAAAG AGGGAACTCGGGACACCGTGCTCGACAACATCAAAGTACGGACCAAGCTGAAGCCAGACGCCTTTTGGCTTCAGCAACGAGACACAACTCAACCCACAACTTCTCAGGAGGAGAAACCAtg GGTGGCAGAGGTCAGAGCTCGCCGTTTGAACGGAGCCCCCACCAGTCCGATTTCTTCCCCCGTAAGCTCCACCCCACCTCCCGTGACGACCAACGCTGAAAA CAGACCGCCCACACAAGGATACCTGATCAG agGTGTTTTTACTAAAGTGGAAAAGCCTGCTTCACCTCCACCCCCTAATGGCATCAG CACAACAAGACATTTCTCCAAAAAGCCTTCAGAGACCTACAAGTTAAT AGCCCCCCACACGGTGAGGTCCACCTCACAACCCCAGGAGAGCCTGCTCAGCccggaggagcaggagaaacG GAGGGAGGCAGCCAGCAGTGTTTTGAAGACCTCGTCGGTCAGGCAGCGATCCTACGTGCTCTCTGCCGCTAAGAAATATGA AGCTAAAGAGGCTTCACCAGATCCTGCACCGGTTGAGAACAGTCCATCATTTGTggctaaaat gGTGGATGTCACCGAGGATGAGAGCGCTCCTGCTCCTGCTCCTGCCAGTTCTGTGTCACCATcccctgctgctgcagaaacatCTGCCGCCGCTACACCTGTGCCCACACCGCGGAGAAC AAGCAGCACTTTGGTGAAGACAACCGTTCCAGAACCAGTGGCTCCAAaggtggaggaggtgaaggaggtgaCGCCAAAGACAGACCTGCTCGAAAACGGGAAACCAGATTACAAGAATCTAGTCACTGCTGAACGTGTGGACGTGGCCTCCAGTGACCCACAGTCAGATGATTCTGACAGTTCTGACTCCCCACAAATTGATGCTTTGCCCGCAGCATCTCCTCCCCTGGCTTTAAGTTCCTCTATATCAGTTGCCCCAACGGTCAGAGCAACACCAACGCCCGTCCAGAATCTGTCCCCATCAGAATCCACAGCGCATGTGAATGCATCTGTGACTCCAGCTGGGTCAGAGTCAGCTGTCAAAGAACTCACGGTGGAGACAAAATCAGCACCAGAATCTAAATCTGAACTAAAACCAGAGCCAGAGCCTGAGACTAAACCAAAGCCTGAACCAGAAGTGGAACCAGAACCTGAACCTGAAGAGGAACCAGAGCCTGAACTTGAACCAGAACCTGAAGAGGAGCCAGAATCTGAAGAGGAGCCAGAGTCCGAGCCTGAGCCTGAATTGGAACCAGAGCCTGAACCTGAACCCGAGCTTAAAGCTGAATCCAAACCAGAAGTGAAAAAGGAGCCAACACCTGAATCAGCATCAAAAACCAG CTCTTCCTCTGACGTGCTCACTGCTCTGTCCGACACTCTGATTTCTTTCAACTCGGACTCGTCAAG GGTTGAAAAAGAACCAGCTCCTCTCAGCAACACTGAACCACTAACAGATGATCTCCTGGGCTTCAATGATAG TAGTCCAGAGGAATCAGAAGAGCCTGTTCCTCCCAGCCCAGGACGCTGGAGTCAGGATCTGCTCAGCGAGCTCCACAG TGAAtcaaaaccaacagaaaatggCGGCTCTGTGGATCTCCAACCCAAAACTAACATTGCTGTCAATTCTGAACCAAGCAG CATCCGAGaggcggaggaggagcagaCAGATGAGACAGGCGAGGAAACGCATAG CTCGACTGATCCATTTGATCCATATCCGATAGGGACCACATCCCATAGCAG CCCGTCTGACCTGCTCCAGCCTGTCTCCGGTGTTTCCATCAGCAG TAACGCACCGGAATCCCTCGCAGACGACATCCTCCCCATCAGCGCCGACACCTCCAG CTCTCAGCAGTCAGGAAACACCGGCCCACCCCAGCAGACTAACACGGAGGAGGAAAG TCAAGAAGCAGAAGACGAAGAACAATCTGTGGATGACCAGACACTGATCATGTTTGAGAGAAA GTCCAAAGAGAACGACTCACCGTGGGACAAATGGACTTCACCCACTGTCTATACAATCTCTGGTTTAGacgatgatgaagaggaggaggaggagcaggaagagGAAAG GGAGATGCTAAGCGAGGCGGAGCCCGTTCTGGATCG ATCTGTGACCTCCTCCGAGGCTGTGGTGGAAGAGGAGAAGCGAGTCGTAACGCCTGAACCCAAAAA GGGGCTTGTTTTGGTGAAGGAGTATGTGAATGTATCGGAGCTGTCCCTGCAGAATCCCAGAGATCAAATCAACGG AGATTCTGACTATTTGACTTCAAGCTCTACCACTTACTCGTACAGCAGCCCGTCCAATTACAGCAG actTCCTCTGACATCTACCTGCACGTACTGCGGCGAGCAGGTGGGCAACGATGCAAAGATCAGCATCGATCACCTCAACATCCACTGCCATCCAGCCTGCTTTAAG TGTGGTGTGTGTAGTAAACCCATGGGAGACCTTCTTCTTAACATGTTCATTCACGCCGGGAAGGTCCACTGTGACACCTGCTACTCCAACGTCATCTAA
- the znf185 gene encoding zinc finger protein 185 isoform X4 — protein sequence MSKEGTRDTVLDNIKVRTKLKPDAFWLQQRDTTQPTTSQEEKPWVAEVRARRLNGAPTSPISSPVSSTPPPVTTNAENRPPTQGYLIRGVFTKVEKPASPPPPNGISTTRHFSKKPSETYKLIAPHTVRSTSQPQESLLSPEEQEKRREAASSVLKTSSVRQRSYVLSAAKKYEAKEASPDPAPVENSPSFVAKMVDVTEDESAPAPAPASSVSPSPAAAETSAAATPVPTPRRTSSTLVKTTVPEPVAPKVEEVKEVTPKTDLLENGKPDYKNLVTAERVDVASSDPQSDDSDSSDSPQIDALPAASPPLALSSSISVAPTVRATPTPVQNLSPSESTAHVNASVTPAGSESAVKELTVETKSAPESKSELKPEPEPETKPKPEPEVEPEPEPEEEPEPELEPEPEEEPESEEEPESEPEPELEPEPEPEPELKAESKPEVKKEPTPESASKTSSSSDVLTALSDTLISFNSDSSRVEKEPAPLSNTEPLTDDLLGFNDSSPEESEEPVPPSPGRWSQDLLSELHSESKPTENGGSVDLQPKTNIAVNSEPSSSTDPFDPYPIGTTSHSSPSDLLQPVSGVSISSNAPESLADDILPISADTSSSQQSGNTGPPQQTNTEEESSQEAEDEEQSVDDQTLIMFERKSKENDSPWDKWTSPTVYTISGLDDDEEEEEEQEEEREMLSEAEPVLDRSVTSSEAVVEEEKRVVTPEPKKGLVLVKEYVNVSELSLQNPRDQINGDSDYLTSSSTTYSYSSPSNYSRLPLTSTCTYCGEQVGNDAKISIDHLNIHCHPACFKCGVCSKPMGDLLLNMFIHAGKVHCDTCYSNVI from the exons ATGTCAAAAG AGGGAACTCGGGACACCGTGCTCGACAACATCAAAGTACGGACCAAGCTGAAGCCAGACGCCTTTTGGCTTCAGCAACGAGACACAACTCAACCCACAACTTCTCAGGAGGAGAAACCAtg GGTGGCAGAGGTCAGAGCTCGCCGTTTGAACGGAGCCCCCACCAGTCCGATTTCTTCCCCCGTAAGCTCCACCCCACCTCCCGTGACGACCAACGCTGAAAA CAGACCGCCCACACAAGGATACCTGATCAG agGTGTTTTTACTAAAGTGGAAAAGCCTGCTTCACCTCCACCCCCTAATGGCATCAG CACAACAAGACATTTCTCCAAAAAGCCTTCAGAGACCTACAAGTTAAT AGCCCCCCACACGGTGAGGTCCACCTCACAACCCCAGGAGAGCCTGCTCAGCccggaggagcaggagaaacG GAGGGAGGCAGCCAGCAGTGTTTTGAAGACCTCGTCGGTCAGGCAGCGATCCTACGTGCTCTCTGCCGCTAAGAAATATGA AGCTAAAGAGGCTTCACCAGATCCTGCACCGGTTGAGAACAGTCCATCATTTGTggctaaaat gGTGGATGTCACCGAGGATGAGAGCGCTCCTGCTCCTGCTCCTGCCAGTTCTGTGTCACCATcccctgctgctgcagaaacatCTGCCGCCGCTACACCTGTGCCCACACCGCGGAGAAC AAGCAGCACTTTGGTGAAGACAACCGTTCCAGAACCAGTGGCTCCAAaggtggaggaggtgaaggaggtgaCGCCAAAGACAGACCTGCTCGAAAACGGGAAACCAGATTACAAGAATCTAGTCACTGCTGAACGTGTGGACGTGGCCTCCAGTGACCCACAGTCAGATGATTCTGACAGTTCTGACTCCCCACAAATTGATGCTTTGCCCGCAGCATCTCCTCCCCTGGCTTTAAGTTCCTCTATATCAGTTGCCCCAACGGTCAGAGCAACACCAACGCCCGTCCAGAATCTGTCCCCATCAGAATCCACAGCGCATGTGAATGCATCTGTGACTCCAGCTGGGTCAGAGTCAGCTGTCAAAGAACTCACGGTGGAGACAAAATCAGCACCAGAATCTAAATCTGAACTAAAACCAGAGCCAGAGCCTGAGACTAAACCAAAGCCTGAACCAGAAGTGGAACCAGAACCTGAACCTGAAGAGGAACCAGAGCCTGAACTTGAACCAGAACCTGAAGAGGAGCCAGAATCTGAAGAGGAGCCAGAGTCCGAGCCTGAGCCTGAATTGGAACCAGAGCCTGAACCTGAACCCGAGCTTAAAGCTGAATCCAAACCAGAAGTGAAAAAGGAGCCAACACCTGAATCAGCATCAAAAACCAG CTCTTCCTCTGACGTGCTCACTGCTCTGTCCGACACTCTGATTTCTTTCAACTCGGACTCGTCAAG GGTTGAAAAAGAACCAGCTCCTCTCAGCAACACTGAACCACTAACAGATGATCTCCTGGGCTTCAATGATAG TAGTCCAGAGGAATCAGAAGAGCCTGTTCCTCCCAGCCCAGGACGCTGGAGTCAGGATCTGCTCAGCGAGCTCCACAG TGAAtcaaaaccaacagaaaatggCGGCTCTGTGGATCTCCAACCCAAAACTAACATTGCTGTCAATTCTGAACCAAGCAG CTCGACTGATCCATTTGATCCATATCCGATAGGGACCACATCCCATAGCAG CCCGTCTGACCTGCTCCAGCCTGTCTCCGGTGTTTCCATCAGCAG TAACGCACCGGAATCCCTCGCAGACGACATCCTCCCCATCAGCGCCGACACCTCCAG CTCTCAGCAGTCAGGAAACACCGGCCCACCCCAGCAGACTAACACGGAGGAGGAAAG CAGTCAAGAAGCAGAAGACGAAGAACAATCTGTGGATGACCAGACACTGATCATGTTTGAGAGAAA GTCCAAAGAGAACGACTCACCGTGGGACAAATGGACTTCACCCACTGTCTATACAATCTCTGGTTTAGacgatgatgaagaggaggaggaggagcaggaagagGAAAG GGAGATGCTAAGCGAGGCGGAGCCCGTTCTGGATCG ATCTGTGACCTCCTCCGAGGCTGTGGTGGAAGAGGAGAAGCGAGTCGTAACGCCTGAACCCAAAAA GGGGCTTGTTTTGGTGAAGGAGTATGTGAATGTATCGGAGCTGTCCCTGCAGAATCCCAGAGATCAAATCAACGG AGATTCTGACTATTTGACTTCAAGCTCTACCACTTACTCGTACAGCAGCCCGTCCAATTACAGCAG actTCCTCTGACATCTACCTGCACGTACTGCGGCGAGCAGGTGGGCAACGATGCAAAGATCAGCATCGATCACCTCAACATCCACTGCCATCCAGCCTGCTTTAAG TGTGGTGTGTGTAGTAAACCCATGGGAGACCTTCTTCTTAACATGTTCATTCACGCCGGGAAGGTCCACTGTGACACCTGCTACTCCAACGTCATCTAA
- the znf185 gene encoding zinc finger protein 185 isoform X3 — protein sequence MSKEGTRDTVLDNIKVRTKLKPDAFWLQQRDTTQPTTSQEEKPWVAEVRARRLNGAPTSPISSPVSSTPPPVTTNAENRPPTQGYLIRGVFTKVEKPASPPPPNGISTTRHFSKKPSETYKLIAPHTVRSTSQPQESLLSPEEQEKRREAASSVLKTSSVRQRSYVLSAAKKYEAKEASPDPAPVENSPSFVAKMVDVTEDESAPAPAPASSVSPSPAAAETSAAATPVPTPRRTSSTLVKTTVPEPVAPKVEEVKEVTPKTDLLENGKPDYKNLVTAERVDVASSDPQSDDSDSSDSPQIDALPAASPPLALSSSISVAPTVRATPTPVQNLSPSESTAHVNASVTPAGSESAVKELTVETKSAPESKSELKPEPEPETKPKPEPEVEPEPEPEEEPESEEEPESEPEPELEPEPEPEPELKAESKPEVKKEPTPESASKTSSSSDVLTALSDTLISFNSDSSRVEKEPAPLSNTEPLTDDLLGFNDSSPEESEEPVPPSPGRWSQDLLSELHSESKPTENGGSVDLQPKTNIAVNSEPSSIREAEEEQTDETGEETHSSTDPFDPYPIGTTSHSSPSDLLQPVSGVSISSNAPESLADDILPISADTSSSQQSGNTGPPQQTNTEEESSQEAEDEEQSVDDQTLIMFERKSKENDSPWDKWTSPTVYTISGLDDDEEEEEEQEEEREMLSEAEPVLDRSVTSSEAVVEEEKRVVTPEPKKGLVLVKEYVNVSELSLQNPRDQINGDSDYLTSSSTTYSYSSPSNYSRLPLTSTCTYCGEQVGNDAKISIDHLNIHCHPACFKCGVCSKPMGDLLLNMFIHAGKVHCDTCYSNVI from the exons ATGTCAAAAG AGGGAACTCGGGACACCGTGCTCGACAACATCAAAGTACGGACCAAGCTGAAGCCAGACGCCTTTTGGCTTCAGCAACGAGACACAACTCAACCCACAACTTCTCAGGAGGAGAAACCAtg GGTGGCAGAGGTCAGAGCTCGCCGTTTGAACGGAGCCCCCACCAGTCCGATTTCTTCCCCCGTAAGCTCCACCCCACCTCCCGTGACGACCAACGCTGAAAA CAGACCGCCCACACAAGGATACCTGATCAG agGTGTTTTTACTAAAGTGGAAAAGCCTGCTTCACCTCCACCCCCTAATGGCATCAG CACAACAAGACATTTCTCCAAAAAGCCTTCAGAGACCTACAAGTTAAT AGCCCCCCACACGGTGAGGTCCACCTCACAACCCCAGGAGAGCCTGCTCAGCccggaggagcaggagaaacG GAGGGAGGCAGCCAGCAGTGTTTTGAAGACCTCGTCGGTCAGGCAGCGATCCTACGTGCTCTCTGCCGCTAAGAAATATGA AGCTAAAGAGGCTTCACCAGATCCTGCACCGGTTGAGAACAGTCCATCATTTGTggctaaaat gGTGGATGTCACCGAGGATGAGAGCGCTCCTGCTCCTGCTCCTGCCAGTTCTGTGTCACCATcccctgctgctgcagaaacatCTGCCGCCGCTACACCTGTGCCCACACCGCGGAGAAC AAGCAGCACTTTGGTGAAGACAACCGTTCCAGAACCAGTGGCTCCAAaggtggaggaggtgaaggaggtgaCGCCAAAGACAGACCTGCTCGAAAACGGGAAACCAGATTACAAGAATCTAGTCACTGCTGAACGTGTGGACGTGGCCTCCAGTGACCCACAGTCAGATGATTCTGACAGTTCTGACTCCCCACAAATTGATGCTTTGCCCGCAGCATCTCCTCCCCTGGCTTTAAGTTCCTCTATATCAGTTGCCCCAACGGTCAGAGCAACACCAACGCCCGTCCAGAATCTGTCCCCATCAGAATCCACAGCGCATGTGAATGCATCTGTGACTCCAGCTGGGTCAGAGTCAGCTGTCAAAGAACTCACGGTGGAGACAAAATCAGCACCAGAATCTAAATCTGAACTAAAACCAGAGCCAGAGCCTGAGACTAAACCAAAGCCTGAACCAGAAGTGGAACCAGAACCTGAACCTGAAGAG GAGCCAGAATCTGAAGAGGAGCCAGAGTCCGAGCCTGAGCCTGAATTGGAACCAGAGCCTGAACCTGAACCCGAGCTTAAAGCTGAATCCAAACCAGAAGTGAAAAAGGAGCCAACACCTGAATCAGCATCAAAAACCAG CTCTTCCTCTGACGTGCTCACTGCTCTGTCCGACACTCTGATTTCTTTCAACTCGGACTCGTCAAG GGTTGAAAAAGAACCAGCTCCTCTCAGCAACACTGAACCACTAACAGATGATCTCCTGGGCTTCAATGATAG TAGTCCAGAGGAATCAGAAGAGCCTGTTCCTCCCAGCCCAGGACGCTGGAGTCAGGATCTGCTCAGCGAGCTCCACAG TGAAtcaaaaccaacagaaaatggCGGCTCTGTGGATCTCCAACCCAAAACTAACATTGCTGTCAATTCTGAACCAAGCAG CATCCGAGaggcggaggaggagcagaCAGATGAGACAGGCGAGGAAACGCATAG CTCGACTGATCCATTTGATCCATATCCGATAGGGACCACATCCCATAGCAG CCCGTCTGACCTGCTCCAGCCTGTCTCCGGTGTTTCCATCAGCAG TAACGCACCGGAATCCCTCGCAGACGACATCCTCCCCATCAGCGCCGACACCTCCAG CTCTCAGCAGTCAGGAAACACCGGCCCACCCCAGCAGACTAACACGGAGGAGGAAAG CAGTCAAGAAGCAGAAGACGAAGAACAATCTGTGGATGACCAGACACTGATCATGTTTGAGAGAAA GTCCAAAGAGAACGACTCACCGTGGGACAAATGGACTTCACCCACTGTCTATACAATCTCTGGTTTAGacgatgatgaagaggaggaggaggagcaggaagagGAAAG GGAGATGCTAAGCGAGGCGGAGCCCGTTCTGGATCG ATCTGTGACCTCCTCCGAGGCTGTGGTGGAAGAGGAGAAGCGAGTCGTAACGCCTGAACCCAAAAA GGGGCTTGTTTTGGTGAAGGAGTATGTGAATGTATCGGAGCTGTCCCTGCAGAATCCCAGAGATCAAATCAACGG AGATTCTGACTATTTGACTTCAAGCTCTACCACTTACTCGTACAGCAGCCCGTCCAATTACAGCAG actTCCTCTGACATCTACCTGCACGTACTGCGGCGAGCAGGTGGGCAACGATGCAAAGATCAGCATCGATCACCTCAACATCCACTGCCATCCAGCCTGCTTTAAG TGTGGTGTGTGTAGTAAACCCATGGGAGACCTTCTTCTTAACATGTTCATTCACGCCGGGAAGGTCCACTGTGACACCTGCTACTCCAACGTCATCTAA